In Bacillus sp. KH172YL63, one genomic interval encodes:
- the pheS gene encoding phenylalanine--tRNA ligase subunit alpha: MEDKLRSLQQEAIEKVNEAADLKELNAIRVAYLGKKGPVTEALKGMGKLSAEERPKMGALANEVRGAITETIEAKQAVLEKEAVEKKLASETIDVTLPGRPVKKGNHHPLTMIVEEIEDLFIGMGYSVAEGPEVEKDYYNFEALNLPKGHPARDMQDSFYITEETLLRTHTSPVQARTMELAKGNGPIKIICPGKVYRRDTDDATHSHQFTQIEGLVIDENIRMSDLKGTLNVFAKKMFGEDREIRLRPSFFPFTEPSVEMDISCKICGGKGCRVCKGTGWIEILGAGMVHPNVLEMAGFDSKKYTGFAFGMGPERIAMLKYGIDDIRHFYTNDTRFVTQFGTKE, encoded by the coding sequence ATGGAGGATAAATTACGATCCCTTCAACAAGAAGCAATCGAAAAGGTAAATGAAGCAGCTGATCTGAAAGAATTGAACGCGATCCGTGTTGCATACCTCGGTAAAAAAGGTCCTGTCACTGAAGCGTTGAAAGGCATGGGGAAACTGTCTGCAGAAGAACGCCCGAAAATGGGGGCACTTGCAAACGAAGTCCGTGGCGCCATCACTGAAACGATCGAAGCGAAGCAGGCTGTCCTTGAAAAAGAGGCTGTCGAGAAGAAGCTTGCGTCTGAAACAATCGACGTCACCCTGCCTGGCCGTCCGGTGAAGAAGGGGAATCATCATCCGCTGACGATGATTGTCGAAGAAATCGAAGACCTCTTCATCGGCATGGGCTACTCGGTTGCTGAAGGTCCGGAAGTCGAGAAGGATTACTATAACTTCGAAGCGCTGAACCTTCCGAAAGGACATCCGGCCCGTGACATGCAGGATTCATTCTATATCACAGAAGAAACGCTGCTGCGTACACATACTTCACCTGTACAGGCAAGAACGATGGAACTTGCAAAAGGCAACGGTCCGATCAAGATCATCTGCCCGGGTAAAGTGTATCGCCGTGATACGGATGATGCGACCCACTCCCATCAATTCACCCAGATCGAAGGACTTGTGATCGATGAAAACATCCGCATGAGCGACCTGAAAGGAACACTGAACGTGTTTGCCAAGAAAATGTTCGGTGAAGATCGTGAAATCCGCCTTCGCCCGAGCTTCTTCCCATTCACAGAGCCTTCCGTCGAGATGGATATCTCTTGTAAAATCTGTGGTGGAAAAGGCTGCCGTGTCTGTAAAGGAACCGGCTGGATCGAAATCCTTGGTGCAGGGATGGTCCACCCGAACGTACTTGAAATGGCAGGATTCGATTCTAAGAAATACACTGGATTCGCATTCGGAATGGGACCAGAGCGGATCGCCATGCTGAAATACGGAATCGATGATATCCGTCATTTCTACACAAATGATACGCGCTTTGTCACACAGTTCGGAACGAAAGAATAA
- a CDS encoding cysteine hydrolase family protein: protein MSDKKSALLIIDMINTFDFDGGDQLYENTLKIVGNIDRLKKKAKEAGIPVIYVNDNYGLWQDNMNDVIEKCKKGKGKKVIEALHPDTDDYFIIKPKHSCFFGTQLDILLHQLDVNHLILTGIAGDICVLYTANDAYMREYELTIPKDGMASETGADNESAVRIIQKTIGADMGPAEEIDF from the coding sequence ATGAGTGACAAAAAAAGCGCACTGCTGATCATCGATATGATCAACACATTCGATTTCGACGGCGGTGATCAATTGTATGAAAACACATTGAAAATCGTTGGAAACATAGACAGGCTGAAGAAAAAAGCCAAGGAAGCCGGAATCCCGGTCATTTATGTGAACGACAACTACGGGCTCTGGCAGGACAATATGAATGACGTCATCGAGAAATGCAAAAAAGGAAAGGGGAAGAAAGTGATCGAAGCACTCCACCCCGACACCGATGACTACTTCATCATTAAACCGAAGCATTCATGTTTCTTCGGGACCCAGCTTGATATTCTTCTTCATCAGCTGGATGTGAACCACCTCATCCTGACAGGCATCGCCGGGGACATCTGCGTCCTTTATACGGCCAACGATGCCTACATGCGGGAATACGAATTGACGATCCCGAAGGACGGCATGGCTTCTGAAACAGGGGCAGACAACGAAAGTGCGGTCCGCATCATCCAAAAGACGATCGGCGCTGATATGGGGCCGGCGGAGGAGATTGATTTCTGA
- a CDS encoding M42 family metallopeptidase, with product MTELDQTLTMLKDLTDAKGVPGNEREVRNVMKKYIEPYADEMLTDNLGSLIAKKVGDEQGPKIMVAGHLDEVGFMVTKVDSKGFLRFQTVGGWWSQVMLAQRVTIVTSKGDVTGVIGSKPPHILSPEARKKAVEIKDMFIDIGASSREEVKEWGVKPGDMVVPHFEFTVMNNEKMLLAKAWDNRIGCAIAIDVLKHLQNEKHPNVVYGVGTVQEEVGLRGARTAAAKIQPDIAFAVDVGIAGDTPGISDKDSSSKMGDGPQIILYDASMVSHKGLRDFVTDTADELNIPYQFDALPGGGTDSGAIHITANGVPALSITIATRYIHSHAAMLHRDDYENTVKLITEVIKKLDRTAVDGITFD from the coding sequence ATGACAGAATTAGATCAAACGTTGACGATGCTCAAGGATTTGACCGATGCCAAAGGGGTTCCCGGTAATGAGCGGGAAGTCCGGAACGTCATGAAAAAATACATAGAACCGTACGCAGATGAGATGCTGACCGACAATCTTGGAAGCTTGATCGCGAAGAAGGTCGGGGATGAGCAGGGACCGAAAATCATGGTTGCGGGCCATCTGGATGAAGTCGGCTTCATGGTCACCAAGGTCGACAGCAAAGGATTCCTCCGCTTTCAAACCGTCGGCGGCTGGTGGTCACAGGTTATGCTTGCCCAGCGTGTGACAATCGTGACAAGCAAAGGGGACGTCACCGGTGTGATCGGCTCCAAGCCGCCGCACATCCTATCTCCTGAAGCACGGAAAAAGGCTGTTGAGATCAAGGATATGTTCATCGACATCGGTGCATCCAGCCGTGAGGAAGTGAAGGAGTGGGGCGTGAAGCCTGGCGACATGGTCGTCCCTCACTTTGAATTCACGGTCATGAATAACGAAAAGATGCTCCTTGCCAAAGCATGGGATAACCGGATCGGCTGCGCGATTGCAATCGACGTCTTGAAGCATCTTCAAAACGAGAAGCATCCGAACGTCGTGTACGGCGTCGGCACGGTGCAGGAAGAAGTCGGCCTCCGCGGTGCAAGAACGGCAGCGGCCAAAATACAGCCTGACATCGCCTTCGCAGTAGACGTCGGCATCGCAGGGGATACGCCGGGTATTTCGGATAAAGATTCCTCAAGCAAAATGGGAGACGGCCCGCAGATCATTCTGTATGATGCATCCATGGTGTCCCACAAAGGCCTGCGGGACTTCGTCACAGATACGGCTGACGAATTGAACATCCCATACCAATTCGATGCACTTCCAGGCGGAGGCACGGATTCAGGTGCGATCCATATCACCGCAAACGGCGTGCCTGCATTATCCATCACGATCGCGACCCGCTACATCCACTCACATGCGGCGATGCTCCACCGTGATGACTACGAAAACACCGTCAAGCTGATTACAGAAGTGATCAAGAAACTAGACCGTACTGCGGTTGACGGAATTACATTTGACTAA
- a CDS encoding dUTP diphosphatase translates to MNIEKLLDMQKKLDEHIEKEHGLEEEDLVEKKVLALLVEIGELANETRSFKFWSKKASSADDVILEEFVDGIHFILSLGIEIGIMQFDLGDTNYTNEDLSKQFLEVFKEVNHFAEERSVEHFQQLFRQYVYLGELLGFSHEDVFEAYVKKNEVNYNRQKEGY, encoded by the coding sequence ATGAATATTGAAAAGCTGTTGGACATGCAGAAAAAACTTGATGAGCATATTGAAAAGGAACACGGATTGGAAGAGGAAGATTTAGTCGAGAAGAAGGTGCTTGCGCTGCTTGTGGAAATCGGGGAGCTTGCCAATGAAACCCGCAGCTTTAAGTTCTGGAGCAAGAAGGCGTCTTCAGCAGATGATGTGATTCTTGAGGAGTTTGTTGACGGCATCCACTTCATCCTGTCACTCGGGATTGAAATCGGCATCATGCAATTTGATCTCGGCGATACCAATTACACGAACGAAGACCTGTCGAAGCAATTCTTGGAAGTGTTTAAAGAAGTGAATCACTTTGCCGAAGAACGATCTGTGGAACACTTCCAGCAGTTGTTCAGGCAATACGTTTATCTCGGCGAACTCCTCGGATTCTCACATGAAGATGTGTTCGAAGCATATGTCAAGAAAAATGAAGTGAATTATAATCGCCAAAAAGAAGGATATTAA
- a CDS encoding CvpA family protein, with protein sequence MLDLALLIILIMGFFIGLRRGFILQVIHIFGFIVSFIVAYIYYDQLAPKLTLWIPYPVLDEQSTLNMIFESTNLDDAYYRVIAFAMIFFASRIILQIIGSMLDFVAHLPLLRQLNVLGGGVLGFIESYLMIFILLFIAVLLPIESVQTLINDSFIAQAMVKHTPVFSDMVKDWWIEYVG encoded by the coding sequence ATGCTGGATTTAGCTTTGTTGATTATCCTGATTATGGGATTCTTCATAGGTCTAAGACGTGGATTTATTTTGCAGGTTATCCACATATTCGGATTTATTGTTTCTTTTATTGTAGCATACATATATTATGATCAGCTTGCACCGAAGTTAACACTATGGATTCCTTATCCTGTGCTGGATGAGCAGTCTACGTTAAATATGATTTTTGAATCGACCAATCTGGACGACGCCTACTACCGGGTGATCGCGTTTGCGATGATTTTCTTCGCATCACGGATCATCTTGCAGATCATCGGATCGATGCTTGATTTTGTCGCACATCTGCCTCTGTTAAGGCAGTTGAACGTACTGGGCGGTGGGGTCCTTGGTTTTATCGAATCGTACTTAATGATATTCATTCTATTATTTATTGCTGTATTATTGCCGATCGAGTCGGTTCAGACACTCATCAATGACTCTTTCATTGCGCAGGCGATGGTGAAACATACCCCGGTTTTCTCTGATATGGTGAAGGACTGGTGGATTGAATATGTAGGCTGA
- the sspI gene encoding small acid-soluble spore protein SspI, whose amino-acid sequence MNLNLRAAIIHNVSGNNQDELRDTIVDAIQGGEEKTLPGLGVLLEVFWQNADPEEQRMVLETLEESLQQQQSQ is encoded by the coding sequence ATGAACCTTAACTTGCGAGCAGCAATCATACACAACGTATCTGGGAATAACCAGGATGAACTGAGAGACACCATCGTCGATGCCATCCAAGGGGGAGAAGAAAAGACCCTACCGGGACTTGGTGTTCTCCTTGAAGTCTTCTGGCAAAACGCAGATCCCGAGGAACAGCGAATGGTCCTTGAAACGTTGGAGGAATCTCTGCAGCAACAACAATCGCAATAA
- the zapA gene encoding cell division protein ZapA — MSEEQKNRTTVDIYGQQYTIVGTESTSQIRFVCSKVDDKMREINSMNPSLDTSRLAVLTAVNAVNDYLKLQEKFEELEREIKRLRD, encoded by the coding sequence TTGTCTGAAGAACAAAAAAATCGCACCACGGTAGACATATATGGACAACAATATACGATTGTTGGCACTGAATCAACAAGTCAGATTCGATTTGTCTGTTCTAAAGTAGATGACAAAATGAGAGAGATCAACTCCATGAATCCGTCTCTCGATACAAGCCGGCTTGCTGTGCTGACAGCGGTGAATGCCGTAAATGATTATCTCAAACTGCAAGAGAAGTTTGAAGAGCTGGAGCGGGAAATTAAACGATTAAGGGATTGA
- a CDS encoding sigma-w pathway protein ysdB has protein sequence MLWLIRLVIFFLILYLLYRSVKYIMNPKRKLELAQEQKRFYFLDDQDNVRKNFHVTYKGVLFEGEKYLGSTETSFEVVSIFVWTKNIASLKGLTKDDFEYLQQEIKERYPNAKLDWKSPVHEFLRERQ, from the coding sequence ATGCTTTGGCTTATTCGATTAGTGATTTTTTTCCTCATCCTTTATCTTTTATACCGCAGTGTGAAATACATCATGAATCCAAAGCGAAAACTCGAACTTGCACAGGAACAGAAACGTTTCTATTTTCTAGATGATCAGGATAATGTACGGAAGAATTTCCATGTGACGTATAAAGGTGTGTTGTTTGAAGGTGAAAAATATCTCGGCTCAACCGAAACATCCTTTGAGGTCGTATCGATCTTTGTATGGACGAAGAATATTGCTTCTTTAAAAGGGCTCACGAAGGATGACTTTGAATATTTGCAGCAGGAAATCAAAGAGCGCTATCCAAACGCCAAGCTGGACTGGAAGAGCCCGGTTCATGAGTTTTTGAGGGAGCGGCAGTGA
- a CDS encoding TrmH family RNA methyltransferase, whose amino-acid sequence MKYIQSSKNPVVKQWKKLLTKKERDLTRTYIIEGFHLVEEALKQSGTVLELIVVEGVDMPQKWTVDEVPVTMVSAEVGKVLSDTETPQGIFAICKQKEDEHDTKEAKTFMLLDGLQDPGNIGTIIRTADAAGIDMVVLGKGTVDPYNPKVLRSAQGAHFHIPLVRRDLSDVIDEMKERSIPVYGTALENGIEYTGVKPGSTYALIVGNEGNGMTKELLTETDQNLYIPIYGKSESLNVAIAAGVLLYYFKNGQ is encoded by the coding sequence TTGAAGTATATTCAATCCTCGAAAAATCCTGTTGTGAAGCAGTGGAAGAAGCTGTTGACGAAAAAGGAACGAGATCTTACTCGTACATATATCATTGAAGGCTTTCATCTCGTGGAGGAAGCGTTAAAGCAAAGCGGCACGGTCCTTGAACTGATTGTGGTGGAAGGAGTCGATATGCCGCAAAAGTGGACCGTCGATGAGGTGCCTGTCACGATGGTTTCAGCTGAAGTGGGGAAAGTGCTGTCTGATACGGAGACGCCACAGGGGATCTTTGCGATCTGTAAGCAGAAAGAAGATGAGCATGATACGAAGGAAGCGAAAACGTTCATGCTCCTAGATGGACTACAGGATCCCGGGAATATCGGGACGATCATCCGCACGGCAGATGCAGCCGGAATTGATATGGTTGTGCTCGGAAAAGGGACGGTGGACCCTTATAACCCTAAAGTACTCCGCTCAGCGCAAGGAGCCCATTTCCATATCCCGCTTGTGAGACGTGATCTTTCAGACGTCATTGATGAAATGAAGGAGCGCAGCATTCCGGTTTACGGGACAGCCCTTGAAAACGGCATTGAGTATACCGGGGTGAAGCCAGGATCCACATATGCCCTCATCGTCGGAAATGAAGGGAACGGGATGACGAAGGAACTGTTGACTGAAACCGATCAGAACCTCTACATCCCCATCTATGGAAAAAGCGAATCGTTGAATGTGGCGATTGCCGCCGGCGTTTTGCTTTACTATTTTAAAAATGGGCAGTGA
- the polX gene encoding DNA polymerase/3'-5' exonuclease PolX encodes MNKKDIIKLLENIAIYMELKGENSFKISAYRKAAAALENDDRSLQEISDFTKISGIGKGTAGVIEEYIKEGTSSVLEELKEEVPQGLIPLLQLPGLGGKKIAKLYSELGVESIKDLEEACKANKIQALAGFGKKSEEKILAAIEQVGKRPDRLPIAFMMGIAAEIESYLSELDSVRTFSRAGSLRRMRETIKDLDFIISTDSPQAVKEDLLKLPNIVETIAAGETKVSLTLSYNWDVSIDFRIVKPEEFATTLHHFTGSKDHNVRMRQLAKERGEKISEYGVENSETGEIKTFDSEEDFYHHFNLPFIPPELREDGKEVDEFGSDYPLLSLEDIKGDLHMHTTWSDGAFSIEEMVEACRAKGYQYMAITDHSQYLRVANGLTPERLLKQIEEIKEINQKYDDIEVLSGIEMDILPDGTLDYDDEVLEQVDLVIASIHSSFSQSQDQIMERLTTALKSAHVDIIAHPTGRIIGRREGYAVDMDLLIQLAKETGTALELNANPNRLDLSAENIRKAQEQGVKLVINTDAHSTDHLPFMEVGIGTARKGWIKKDTVINTWDTQELLKFIKRN; translated from the coding sequence ATGAATAAAAAAGATATTATCAAATTATTAGAGAACATTGCGATATATATGGAACTGAAAGGTGAGAATTCTTTTAAGATATCAGCTTACCGGAAAGCTGCGGCTGCACTTGAGAATGACGACCGGAGCCTGCAGGAGATCAGTGATTTTACAAAGATTTCCGGGATCGGGAAAGGGACGGCAGGTGTCATCGAAGAATACATAAAGGAAGGCACCTCTTCCGTTCTGGAAGAATTGAAGGAAGAGGTCCCGCAAGGTCTCATCCCGCTTCTTCAATTGCCGGGTCTCGGCGGGAAGAAAATCGCGAAATTGTATAGTGAGCTTGGGGTTGAAAGCATCAAAGACCTGGAGGAAGCGTGCAAAGCGAATAAAATCCAGGCGCTCGCAGGATTCGGGAAGAAGTCTGAGGAAAAGATCCTGGCTGCGATCGAGCAGGTCGGAAAGAGACCGGACCGCCTTCCAATCGCGTTCATGATGGGCATCGCCGCTGAAATCGAGTCCTATCTGTCTGAACTCGACAGTGTTCGCACGTTTTCCCGGGCAGGAAGCCTGAGAAGGATGAGGGAGACGATCAAGGATCTGGATTTCATCATTTCAACCGATTCACCACAGGCGGTAAAGGAAGATCTCTTGAAGCTTCCGAATATCGTTGAAACGATTGCTGCCGGAGAGACGAAGGTGTCGTTGACACTGTCTTACAATTGGGACGTAAGCATCGATTTCAGGATCGTGAAGCCTGAAGAATTCGCTACGACCCTTCATCATTTTACCGGTTCGAAGGATCATAACGTCCGCATGCGCCAGCTGGCGAAGGAGCGTGGAGAGAAGATCAGTGAATATGGTGTTGAAAATAGTGAAACAGGTGAAATCAAGACATTTGATTCTGAAGAAGATTTTTACCATCATTTCAATTTGCCTTTCATCCCGCCTGAGTTAAGGGAAGACGGGAAAGAGGTGGATGAGTTCGGCTCTGATTACCCGCTTCTTTCATTAGAGGATATTAAAGGTGATCTTCATATGCATACAACCTGGTCAGACGGGGCGTTTTCCATAGAGGAAATGGTCGAGGCGTGCCGTGCGAAAGGCTATCAATATATGGCGATCACAGACCACTCCCAATATTTGCGGGTAGCAAACGGGCTGACGCCTGAACGGTTGCTGAAACAGATCGAAGAAATCAAGGAAATCAATCAGAAATATGACGATATAGAGGTGCTTTCAGGCATAGAAATGGACATTCTTCCTGACGGTACGTTGGACTATGACGATGAAGTGCTCGAACAGGTGGATCTTGTGATTGCCTCGATCCACTCGAGCTTCTCTCAATCTCAAGATCAAATCATGGAAAGACTGACCACGGCCCTGAAAAGTGCCCACGTGGATATTATTGCCCATCCGACCGGACGGATCATCGGCCGCAGGGAAGGATACGCAGTGGATATGGACCTGCTTATTCAACTGGCGAAAGAGACCGGTACGGCGTTAGAGCTCAATGCAAACCCAAACCGACTGGATCTGTCTGCTGAAAATATCCGCAAAGCCCAGGAGCAGGGCGTGAAGCTTGTCATCAATACAGACGCTCACAGCACCGATCATCTTCCGTTTATGGAGGTCGGGATCGGGACTGCTCGCAAAGGCTGGATCAAGAAGGATACAGTCATCAACACATGGGACACGCAAGAGCTGCTGAAATTTATTAAGCGAAACTGA
- the rnhC gene encoding ribonuclease HIII: MANTVIQTTKATIDKMKDHYKGVLVDKLPPGALFVAKPSGCTVTAYKSGKVLFQGANGEGEASQWGTSQPPKVKSAAKGSTSLPENFANWSVIGSDEVGTGDFFGPITVVSAYVKKEHIPLMKELGVKDSKNLTDAQIVTIAKDLIATIPYSLLILHNPKYNELQEKGMTQGKMKALLHNQAILKLLEKMAPEQPEGILIDQFVEKNTYFKHIANQKNIQRDRVYFSTKGESIHLAVAAASIIARYAFLKEMDKLSEKAGVTIPKGAGNHVDVAAAKIIKRKGVEELKTMTKWHFANSEKAMRLARK, from the coding sequence GTGGCTAATACCGTCATACAAACAACGAAAGCAACAATCGATAAAATGAAAGACCATTACAAAGGAGTGCTTGTGGACAAACTGCCGCCGGGTGCCCTGTTTGTAGCCAAGCCGTCAGGATGTACCGTCACCGCCTACAAATCAGGAAAGGTGCTGTTCCAGGGGGCAAACGGCGAAGGAGAAGCAAGTCAGTGGGGAACAAGCCAGCCGCCGAAGGTCAAATCCGCTGCGAAAGGATCGACATCATTACCGGAAAACTTCGCCAACTGGTCGGTCATCGGATCTGATGAAGTCGGCACCGGCGATTTCTTCGGCCCCATCACCGTGGTGAGTGCCTACGTCAAAAAAGAGCACATCCCCCTCATGAAGGAACTCGGGGTCAAAGATTCAAAAAACCTGACAGACGCACAGATCGTCACGATCGCCAAAGACTTGATCGCAACCATCCCCTACTCACTGCTGATCCTGCACAACCCGAAATACAACGAACTGCAGGAAAAAGGGATGACACAAGGCAAGATGAAGGCACTCCTTCACAACCAGGCCATCCTGAAGCTGCTGGAAAAAATGGCGCCAGAACAACCAGAGGGCATCCTGATCGACCAATTCGTCGAGAAAAATACATACTTCAAACACATCGCCAACCAAAAGAACATCCAGCGGGACCGGGTGTACTTCAGCACAAAAGGCGAAAGCATCCACCTCGCCGTCGCCGCCGCTTCCATCATCGCCCGCTACGCCTTCCTGAAGGAAATGGACAAGCTGAGTGAAAAAGCAGGCGTCACCATCCCGAAAGGCGCCGGCAATCATGTAGACGTCGCCGCCGCCAAGATCATTAAACGAAAAGGCGTCGAGGAATTAAAGACGATGACGAAATGGCATTTTGCGAATAGTGAGAAGGCGATGAGATTGGCTAGGAAATAG
- the pheT gene encoding phenylalanine--tRNA ligase subunit beta: MFVSYKWLENYVDLSGTTPEELAEKITRSGIEVEGVERIGEGIKNVVVGHVLQCEPHPDADKLNKCLVDVGEEEPVQIICGAPNVAKGQKVAVAKVGAVLPGNFKIKKAKLRGEASHGMICSLQELGVESKLVPKGHAEGIYVFEEDAEVGKDAVALLNLDDAILELGLTPNRSDCLSMLGVAYEVAAILYRDVVLPQTAVSEASEKASDYVSVNVEAKEDNPLYGAKIIKNVKIGPSPLWMQNALISAGIRPHNNVVDITNYVLLEYGQPLHAFDYDRLGSKEILVRRAKDGETIVTLDDAERTLSSSQLVITNGSEPVALAGVMGGANSEVQQDTTTVLLEAAYFTGAIVRGASKDHGLRSEASTRYEKGVDPDRVLKAGERAAQLMAEYAGGEVLEGTVLFNEIDIQPAKVDITLDKINASLGTSITAETVEDIFRRLQFDLEVNGDTFTVTAPTRRGDITIPEDLLEEVARLYGYDNLPMTLPEGEATPGGLSNHQLKRRTVRRYLEGAGLLQAITYSLTNDKKATQYALDVKEPVRLLMPMSEERSNLRLSIIPQLLEVISYNKARQNDSLAFYEVGSVFLSESGEELPREEEHIAGALTGLWHLHPWQGEKKAADFYVAKGILEGLFEEIGVAHAISYRQATVEGMHPGRTAEILLDDEVIGFVGAIHPEAEKELDLNETYVFELKASPIFHYEKPALSYTPIPRHPSITRDIALVVDTEVKAGQLNTIIKEAGGKLLKEVSVFDLYEGEHMEAGKKSLAFSLKYFDPEKTLTDEEVVKVHDKVLAAVKEKAGAELRG; this comes from the coding sequence ATGTTTGTTTCATATAAATGGTTAGAGAATTACGTAGATTTATCCGGTACAACACCAGAAGAATTAGCAGAAAAAATCACGAGAAGCGGCATCGAGGTGGAAGGTGTCGAACGAATCGGAGAAGGCATCAAAAATGTGGTCGTCGGTCATGTTTTACAATGCGAACCACACCCGGATGCAGACAAATTGAATAAATGCCTGGTGGACGTAGGTGAAGAAGAACCAGTCCAAATCATCTGCGGTGCACCAAACGTCGCCAAAGGTCAAAAAGTGGCCGTTGCAAAAGTGGGCGCTGTGCTTCCAGGTAATTTCAAAATCAAAAAAGCCAAGCTTCGCGGAGAAGCATCACACGGCATGATCTGTTCCCTTCAGGAGCTAGGGGTCGAAAGCAAGCTCGTACCGAAAGGGCACGCAGAAGGCATTTACGTGTTCGAAGAGGATGCAGAAGTAGGGAAGGACGCCGTTGCATTATTAAACCTTGATGATGCCATCCTTGAACTCGGCTTAACGCCAAACCGTTCCGATTGCCTCAGCATGCTTGGTGTGGCATATGAAGTCGCAGCAATTCTTTACCGAGACGTGGTGCTTCCACAGACGGCTGTATCTGAAGCCAGCGAAAAGGCTTCTGATTACGTATCCGTCAACGTAGAAGCGAAGGAAGATAACCCGCTATACGGTGCGAAAATCATCAAAAACGTCAAAATCGGTCCGTCCCCGCTGTGGATGCAAAACGCACTGATCTCAGCAGGGATCCGTCCGCATAACAACGTCGTGGATATCACCAACTATGTATTGTTGGAATACGGCCAGCCGCTGCACGCGTTCGACTACGACCGCCTCGGCTCAAAAGAAATCCTTGTCCGCCGTGCGAAAGATGGAGAAACCATCGTGACGCTTGATGATGCAGAAAGAACCCTTTCAAGCAGCCAGCTCGTCATCACAAACGGATCAGAACCAGTTGCCCTTGCCGGCGTCATGGGTGGAGCGAACTCAGAGGTTCAACAAGACACAACGACCGTTCTCCTTGAAGCAGCATACTTCACAGGCGCGATCGTAAGGGGTGCATCCAAAGACCACGGTCTCAGAAGCGAAGCGAGCACCCGCTACGAAAAGGGAGTCGATCCCGACCGCGTCCTGAAAGCAGGAGAAAGAGCGGCACAACTTATGGCTGAATACGCAGGCGGAGAAGTCCTTGAAGGAACTGTTTTATTCAACGAAATCGACATCCAGCCTGCCAAAGTGGACATCACCCTTGATAAAATCAATGCGTCACTCGGTACATCCATCACTGCAGAAACCGTGGAAGACATCTTCCGCCGCCTGCAATTCGATCTGGAAGTGAACGGCGATACTTTCACCGTGACAGCACCGACAAGAAGGGGAGACATCACGATCCCTGAAGACCTGCTTGAAGAAGTAGCACGTCTTTACGGATACGACAACCTTCCAATGACGCTGCCGGAAGGTGAAGCAACACCAGGTGGACTTTCCAATCACCAACTGAAACGCCGTACGGTACGCCGCTACCTGGAAGGAGCCGGTCTCCTTCAGGCAATCACGTACTCACTGACAAATGACAAAAAAGCAACCCAATACGCACTGGACGTAAAAGAACCGGTCCGCCTATTGATGCCGATGAGTGAAGAGCGAAGCAACCTTCGCCTCAGCATCATCCCGCAATTGCTGGAAGTCATCTCATATAACAAAGCACGTCAAAACGACTCACTTGCCTTCTACGAAGTGGGATCCGTATTCCTGAGCGAATCAGGCGAAGAACTTCCTAGAGAAGAAGAACACATCGCAGGCGCACTCACAGGCCTGTGGCATCTACACCCTTGGCAGGGAGAGAAAAAAGCGGCAGACTTCTACGTAGCAAAAGGAATCCTGGAAGGCTTATTCGAAGAAATCGGCGTCGCACACGCCATCTCTTACCGCCAGGCAACTGTTGAAGGCATGCACCCTGGAAGAACGGCTGAAATCCTTCTCGACGACGAAGTCATCGGCTTTGTAGGCGCCATCCACCCAGAAGCGGAAAAAGAACTGGACCTCAACGAAACATACGTTTTCGAACTGAAGGCTTCACCTATTTTCCACTATGAGAAGCCTGCACTAAGCTACACACCGATCCCGCGTCACCCATCCATCACAAGAGACATCGCCCTTGTCGTGGACACAGAAGTGAAAGCCGGACAGCTCAACACCATCATCAAAGAAGCAGGAGGCAAACTCCTGAAAGAAGTATCCGTCTTCGACCTTTACGAAGGCGAACATATGGAAGCCGGGAAAAAATCCCTTGCCTTCTCACTAAAATACTTCGACCCGGAAAAAACACTAACCGACGAAGAAGTAGTAAAAGTACACGACAAAGTACTTGCAGCAGTAAAAGAAAAAGCAGGAGCAGAGCTGAGAGGCTAA